The genomic window GTAATTAACTTCCAACCTTCCCAGTCTTCTTCAGCCATACCATCTTCTATAGATATAATTGGATATTTATTTACCCAATCTTCAAGGAAATCAACCATTTCAGCAGCTGTTAAAGTTTTGCCTTCATTTTCAAGAACATACTTTCCATCTTTATAATATTCTGATGAAGCTGCATCAATAGCTATAAACATATCTTCACCGGCTTTATATCCAGCTTTTTCTATTGCTTCTAAAATAACTTCTATTGCTTCTGCATTTGATTTTAAATTTGGTGCGAATCCTCCTTCATCACCTATTCCTGTTGAATATCCTTTATCATTAAGGATTTTCTTTAATGTATGATAAACTTCAGCACACATTCTTAATGCTTCACTAAAGCAACAAGCTCCTACTGGCATAACCATAAATTCTTGTAAATCAACTGAATTATCTGCATGTGATCCACCATTTATTATATTCATCATAGGCACTGGTAAAACTTTGGCATTTACTCCACCTACATATTGATATAAAGGCATTCCTAATGAATTTGCTGCTGCATTAGCAACTGCTAATGAAACTCCTAAAATAGCGTTAGCTCCTAATTTACCTTTGTTGTTAGTTCCATCTAATTCTATAAGCATTTTATCTATGTATGTTTGATCATATACATTGCATCCTATTAACTCTTCTGCAATTGTATCATTAACATTTTGAACTGCTTTTAATACTCCTTTTCCCATAAATTTATCTTTATCACCATCTCTTAACTCAACAGCTTCATACATACCTGTTGAAGCTCCTGATGGTACAGCCGCTCTTCCCATAGTTCCATCTTCAAGATAAACCTCTACTTCTACTGTCGGGAAACATCTAGAATCGATAATTTGTCTGGCTACCACATCTACTATTTCACAATAATCTTTCATTACTTTTCCTCCTTTATATTTAAGTATTTAAATCAATACTTTTTTATTATCTTCAAAGTTTACTAATAATATTTTAGTAATTCTTTCCTACTTTATTTATTGTGACCTAGGAAAAGTAATTTATTCATTTCAGTTTAATAAAAAAAGATAAAACTAATATGAGTTTTATCTTTTTCCTATAAGTTAAGATGCCAAAATTTTCCCATCTCTCATCTCAATTATCTTATTTGCACAACTAGCTACATTTTTATCATGAGTAACTAGAATTATTGTTTTATTATATTTTTCATTTAACATCTTTAGTATTTGTGTAATTACTATACTATTTGATTGATCTAACGCACCTGTTGGTTCATCTGCTAATATAACATTAGATTCTTGCACTAATGCTCTTGCAATAGCAACTCTTTGTTGCTGACCTCCTGATAGTGTGTATATTTTACGTTCTTTCAATTCTAATATTCCCAAATCATCCATATATTCATTTATTTTTTTGTAATCAACTTTTCTTTTTCCACTAAACTCTAATGGTAATATAATATTTTGAATTACATTTAGTTCTTTTATTAAAGAAAAGTTTTGAAATATAAAAGAAAATTCTCTATTTCTTATAAATGCTAATTGTTTTTCTGTTTTATCACTAATATTATTATTTTTAAAGATATACTCACCTTTACTTTGGGTATCAAGACATCCTAATATATTTAGTAAAGTACTTTTCCCGCACCCTGAAGGTCCCATTATGCTAATAAAATCTCCATTATGTATTTTCAAATTAATATTATCTAGTGCCTTTGTAATAGACTCTTTTTCTCCATAAATTTTAGATATATTTTTTAATTCAATCATTCTCTACCATCCTTTAATAAATCAATAGGTCTATATTTTTTAATTTTTACAATTGGAACTATAAAGGAAATACCTATTATAATCATATATACTAATGATCCATATACTATATATTCAATCTTTATTTCATTTACAAAGAATAAATATACAGATTTTCTTATTACTACATACAATATTCCACCTAATATTAATGCAATAATAGAAATTTGTAGTATTCTTCTGAAAAATATATTTAATATATCCTTAGTTGTGGCCCCTATTGAATATAATATTCCTATATTATATTTAAACTTTTGAATTGTATAATTAATTATTGTTGAAACTACAAGCACTGAAAGGATTCCAAAAATAAATAATATCAGAGTATTAAATGAAATTTCATAATTGAATCTTTCTAAAAATGTATCTATATCACTTTTCATAGACAATAATTCTACAGATAAACCATTATTTAAAAGTCTTTTATTCAATTCATCTATGGCTTGGTCTAATTCCTGTTCTGGCCTTACCTTTAAAATTATACTTGGTATTATTTTAGATAGATCATAAATTAATACAGTATCCTTATTACTAATATCCTCATCTTTTTTCATTGATAAGTTCATTTTAATAGCTCTTTCTAATCCTTCTTGATTATATGCACATACTATTGAACTATTTAATCCCTCTATTCCATATGCAGGTTTACCTGTCATAGAAAATATAAATTTATCTTTTTCGATAAAGCCCTTAACTTTAAAACTTTTCTTAATTTTCTCATTTTCAATTATATCCCCTATTTTATAGATCCCCTTAAAATCACTTCCTAGTAATACAGGAATATTTATACTACCTTTTTCAAAATCTACATTTTCAAACCCTTCTCCATCTATATAGTCTTTTATATAATCAATATAATAATCCTTATTAATAGAAAAAACTTTTAAAATTTCAACATCTCCATTTGACTTTAAATCCTTTATTTTTGGTTTTTTTATATTCACAATATCTATTGGATATATTTTTAAATTATTAAAATATATTTTATCTATTATATCCTTTTGATTATTAAAAAAACTATATATATTTCTTTCTAACTTAAAATCTAAATCTTCCTTAATAATAAGTTTTTCATTATCTGCTATTTCACTAAAACTTGTAAATATTCCTTTATCAAGTGGATAATTTTTTTCATAAGTCTTTAATATATCCTTTTTAAAGTTTATTTGTGCTATAGTTGAAAATATAAAATATACAGTACAACTACATATTATGGATATTAATAGGAGTTCTATAGGTTTCATCTTTATTACACTAAATCTATTTTTCATTCTTTTAACTCCTTAATAAATTACTTATTTTCATTTTAGAAAACTTTTTCAACAATATTACACTCATTAAAATAATAATTAATATTAATATTAATATTAATATTGATTGAAAAATCACATATATATTTATACTTATTTCTAATGTAGTTATATATTTCATTACTATATTTAATAATCCATATGATAATACCGAAGCAATAATTATAGAAATAGTAAGCATTTGTATTAAATTTTTAAATACAAATATAAATATATCATTTCCATTAGCTCCTAATGCTTTTCTTATTGAAATATTTTTGCTAATTTTCATAAACCATAATAAAACAAAAGTAATACTACAAACTATTGAAAAAATTATAGCTACACTTAAGTCAGTTAGTATATTTTTTTGTAATCTAAAAGCTTTTACAATAGGCTTATTTAATTTTTTATAATCAATATTTATATCACTTATTTCATCTTTAAAAATATTATTAATTTTATCTATAATTTCCTTATTAGTTTCTTTGTCCACTTCTATAATATAACTATCAGATTCTTCACCATTAAATGCCTTATTATAAGTTCTACTAGGCATAAATATATATATAGAATATTTACTGTCACTTTTTCTTCCAATTAGTCCTTTAACTTCATATTTCTCATTATGTATATCTATATAAGTTTTCTCATTCTTTTTATAAGTGTCCTTTTCTAGGTATTTACCTATAACCACAATCTTTTCTTCAGAATTTATTTCTTCTTCATTTAAATATTCACCTGAATATAATGGTATTATTTCACTTAAATCAGTATCATGTATTCCTTTTATATAATTAATATTTTTTATATCTCTTTTATATATTTCATCTTGATTTAAATAATATATTTTACCTTCATTTAGTTTATCGTAGAAACTATTACTATTAATTTTATGCTTCATTTTTATATTTAAACTTACTTTTTTATTCCAATATATATTTGTATCATTAAAAAAATCAAAATTAGTTTTAAATAATGATAGTGCAATAAATAATGAAATTAATGAAACAGTAAATCCCAATACTATTGGAAAATCAAATGTTTGTCTATCAAAAACCATTGCATTTCTCTTCATACTTTACCTTTCAAAAATAGAAAACATACCTAAGACATGTTTCTTATTATAAATATTATTTCATATTAATTGTTATGCGTTTCTAAATTTTACCGCTATTGTTACTTAAATTCGTATATTTACTAGTGGCTTTTCCCCATTGTAACTTCTTATATTTAAGTATTAAATTTAATTAATTACTAAAAGATTTAATTTACACCCATAAATTCTTAAATTTATTTTAAACTGTTCTATAGTTTTTACAATGCCAAACTATTTTTTACATTTTTCAACAGTTTCTTATTTGAACAAGCTTGTTATTTAATATTATATCATTTAGGTTAAAATATTTTTGTAATAATATGTAGATAATTCCAACAGTTTTTAGACACTTTTGTTTAAAAAAATATATTTTTCTACATATTTCAAC from Clostridium septicum includes these protein-coding regions:
- the eno gene encoding phosphopyruvate hydratase, with the protein product MKDYCEIVDVVARQIIDSRCFPTVEVEVYLEDGTMGRAAVPSGASTGMYEAVELRDGDKDKFMGKGVLKAVQNVNDTIAEELIGCNVYDQTYIDKMLIELDGTNNKGKLGANAILGVSLAVANAAANSLGMPLYQYVGGVNAKVLPVPMMNIINGGSHADNSVDLQEFMVMPVGACCFSEALRMCAEVYHTLKKILNDKGYSTGIGDEGGFAPNLKSNAEAIEVILEAIEKAGYKAGEDMFIAIDAASSEYYKDGKYVLENEGKTLTAAEMVDFLEDWVNKYPIISIEDGMAEEDWEGWKLITERLGKKVQLVGDDLFVTNTERLERGIDMGVGNSILIKLNQIGTLTETLNAIEMANRAGYTAVISHRSGETEDTTIADLVVAVNAGQIKTGAPARSERVAKYNQLLRIEEELDDVAEYRGRKAFFNIKK
- a CDS encoding ABC transporter ATP-binding protein → MIELKNISKIYGEKESITKALDNINLKIHNGDFISIMGPSGCGKSTLLNILGCLDTQSKGEYIFKNNNISDKTEKQLAFIRNREFSFIFQNFSLIKELNVIQNIILPLEFSGKRKVDYKKINEYMDDLGILELKERKIYTLSGGQQQRVAIARALVQESNVILADEPTGALDQSNSIVITQILKMLNEKYNKTIILVTHDKNVASCANKIIEMRDGKILAS
- a CDS encoding ABC transporter permease yields the protein MKNRFSVIKMKPIELLLISIICSCTVYFIFSTIAQINFKKDILKTYEKNYPLDKGIFTSFSEIADNEKLIIKEDLDFKLERNIYSFFNNQKDIIDKIYFNNLKIYPIDIVNIKKPKIKDLKSNGDVEILKVFSINKDYYIDYIKDYIDGEGFENVDFEKGSINIPVLLGSDFKGIYKIGDIIENEKIKKSFKVKGFIEKDKFIFSMTGKPAYGIEGLNSSIVCAYNQEGLERAIKMNLSMKKDEDISNKDTVLIYDLSKIIPSIILKVRPEQELDQAIDELNKRLLNNGLSVELLSMKSDIDTFLERFNYEISFNTLILFIFGILSVLVVSTIINYTIQKFKYNIGILYSIGATTKDILNIFFRRILQISIIALILGGILYVVIRKSVYLFFVNEIKIEYIVYGSLVYMIIIGISFIVPIVKIKKYRPIDLLKDGRE
- a CDS encoding FtsX-like permease family protein, with protein sequence MKRNAMVFDRQTFDFPIVLGFTVSLISLFIALSLFKTNFDFFNDTNIYWNKKVSLNIKMKHKINSNSFYDKLNEGKIYYLNQDEIYKRDIKNINYIKGIHDTDLSEIIPLYSGEYLNEEEINSEEKIVVIGKYLEKDTYKKNEKTYIDIHNEKYEVKGLIGRKSDSKYSIYIFMPSRTYNKAFNGEESDSYIIEVDKETNKEIIDKINNIFKDEISDINIDYKKLNKPIVKAFRLQKNILTDLSVAIIFSIVCSITFVLLWFMKISKNISIRKALGANGNDIFIFVFKNLIQMLTISIIIASVLSYGLLNIVMKYITTLEISINIYVIFQSILILILILIIILMSVILLKKFSKMKISNLLRS